One genomic window of Halorubrum hochsteinianum includes the following:
- a CDS encoding bifunctional N(6)-L-threonylcarbamoyladenine synthase/serine/threonine protein kinase, which translates to MRVLGIEGTAWCASAALYDAEADSVLIESDPYEPDSGGIHPREAAEHMSEAIPEVVDRVLTAAEAEYGPNAVDAVAFSRGPGLGPCLRIVGTAARSLAGTLDVPLVGVNHMVAHLEIGRHRSGFENPVCLNASGANAHLLGYHDGRYRVLGETMDAGVGNAIDKFTRHVGWSHPGGPKVEAAAKEFAADASEAGGGGSEAAAELLDLPYVVKGMDFSFSGISSATNDAADEGVDVERICFSLQEHVFAMLAEVSERALSLTGADELVLGGGVAQNDRLREMLAVMCEARGADFFAPEPRFLRDNAGMIAVLGAKMAAAGDTLPVAESAVDPNFRPDQVPVTWRAGESVARVPGGGEATGAGKTSAEAADRRGAEATVAVSGAGDDRRVTKRRVAKSYRHPELDRTLRRERTVAEARLTSEARRAGVPTPLVYDVDLATATLTLQYVGERDLAAALDERWTERVGRRLARLHRAGMVHGDPTTRNVRVSPGGRGDGRSNGGAGETPETYLIDFGLGYHTGHVEDHAMDLHVFEGSIRATATDPDPLIAAFEAGYDSVGDPEVIDRLRDVADRGRYR; encoded by the coding sequence ATGCGCGTTCTCGGCATCGAGGGTACCGCGTGGTGCGCGAGCGCCGCGCTGTACGACGCCGAGGCCGACTCAGTTCTCATCGAATCCGACCCCTACGAGCCGGACAGCGGCGGCATTCACCCGCGGGAGGCCGCCGAACACATGTCAGAGGCGATCCCCGAGGTCGTCGACCGGGTGTTGACCGCGGCCGAGGCGGAGTACGGTCCGAACGCGGTCGACGCGGTCGCGTTCTCGCGCGGACCGGGGCTCGGTCCCTGCCTCCGGATCGTCGGGACCGCGGCGCGGTCGCTGGCCGGCACGCTCGACGTGCCGCTCGTCGGCGTCAACCACATGGTGGCGCACCTGGAGATCGGTCGCCACCGGTCGGGGTTCGAGAACCCGGTCTGCCTGAACGCCTCGGGCGCGAACGCCCACCTGCTCGGCTACCACGACGGGCGCTACCGCGTGCTCGGCGAGACGATGGACGCCGGCGTGGGCAACGCGATAGACAAGTTCACCCGCCACGTCGGCTGGAGCCACCCCGGCGGGCCGAAGGTCGAGGCGGCCGCGAAGGAGTTCGCCGCGGACGCGAGCGAGGCCGGGGGCGGAGGGTCCGAAGCGGCGGCCGAACTGCTCGATCTGCCCTACGTCGTCAAGGGGATGGACTTCTCGTTTTCCGGGATCAGCTCGGCTACCAACGACGCCGCGGACGAGGGCGTCGACGTGGAGCGGATCTGCTTTTCGCTCCAAGAGCACGTGTTCGCGATGCTCGCGGAGGTGTCCGAGCGCGCGCTGTCGCTGACTGGCGCGGACGAGCTGGTGTTGGGCGGCGGGGTCGCGCAGAACGACCGCCTGCGGGAGATGCTGGCCGTGATGTGCGAGGCCCGCGGCGCGGACTTCTTCGCCCCGGAGCCGCGCTTCCTCCGGGATAACGCGGGGATGATCGCCGTGCTGGGCGCGAAGATGGCCGCCGCGGGCGACACCCTCCCAGTCGCCGAGTCCGCGGTCGACCCGAACTTCCGGCCCGATCAGGTGCCGGTGACGTGGCGGGCGGGCGAGTCCGTCGCGCGGGTCCCCGGCGGCGGAGAGGCAACGGGCGCAGGGAAGACAAGCGCGGAGGCGGCCGACCGCCGCGGCGCGGAGGCGACCGTCGCGGTCAGCGGGGCGGGCGACGACCGCCGCGTGACCAAGCGGCGGGTGGCGAAGTCGTACCGACACCCGGAACTGGACCGGACGCTCAGGCGCGAGCGGACCGTCGCGGAGGCCCGGCTGACAAGCGAGGCGCGGCGCGCGGGGGTCCCGACGCCGCTCGTGTACGACGTCGACCTCGCGACCGCGACGCTGACCCTCCAGTACGTCGGCGAGCGGGACCTCGCGGCCGCCCTCGACGAGCGCTGGACGGAGCGCGTCGGCCGCCGCCTCGCGCGGCTCCACCGCGCGGGGATGGTCCACGGCGACCCGACCACCCGGAACGTCCGGGTGTCGCCGGGCGGTCGGGGCGACGGGAGATCGAACGGGGGCGCGGGGGAGACGCCGGAGACGTACCTCATCGACTTCGGGCTCGGCTACCACACGGGCCACGTCGAGGACCACGCGATGGACCTCCACGTGTTCGAGGGGTCGATCCGGGCGACCGCGACCGACCCCGACCCGCTGATCGCGGCGTTCGAGGCCGGGTACGACTCCGTCGGCGACCCCGAGGTCATCGACCGGCTCCGAGACGTCGCCGACCGCGGGCGGTACCGCTGA
- a CDS encoding DNA-directed RNA polymerase → MYKRVRLKDTVEVPPKHLADVTDERVKALLQDKLEGRMDEDVGSVVSVIEVHDIGEGAVLHNRPGVYYEAEFDALTYDPDMQEVADGTVVETVEFGAFVGIGPVDGLLHVSQITDEYLTFDGANQQLASSDSDKTLGVDDAVRVRVVTKSIDERNPRDSKIGLTAKQPGLGKHDWLEGQRKHREQTGEEAD, encoded by the coding sequence ATGTACAAACGAGTTCGACTCAAGGACACGGTCGAGGTCCCGCCGAAGCACCTGGCGGACGTCACCGACGAGCGGGTGAAAGCTCTGCTCCAAGACAAGCTGGAAGGACGGATGGACGAGGACGTCGGCAGCGTCGTGAGCGTCATCGAGGTTCACGACATCGGCGAAGGGGCGGTGTTACACAACCGGCCCGGCGTCTACTACGAGGCGGAGTTCGACGCGCTCACCTACGACCCCGACATGCAGGAGGTCGCCGACGGCACCGTCGTCGAGACGGTGGAGTTCGGTGCCTTCGTCGGGATCGGTCCGGTGGACGGGCTGCTCCACGTCTCGCAGATCACCGACGAGTACCTCACGTTCGACGGCGCGAACCAGCAGCTCGCCTCGTCGGACTCCGACAAGACGCTCGGGGTCGACGACGCCGTGCGCGTCCGCGTCGTCACGAAGAGCATCGACGAGCGCAACCCCCGCGACTCGAAGATCGGACTCACGGCGAAACAGCCCGGCCTCGGGAAACACGACTGGCTCGAAGGCCAGCGGAAACACCGCGAACAGACCGGTGAGGAGGCCGACTGA
- a CDS encoding DUF5809 family protein, protein METRGTFAPETRAEALERYEEVGPVAQVVVREATKAMSFDADEYDERVTPEVIRTARDATFAELLAVHVGEGDEFDAWLADSEFDDEDVVRIGSDNVDNVVWHPIPFADAVIAATYQDEPDAAASTLRRNAFGRVYREEFYESGR, encoded by the coding sequence ATGGAGACCAGAGGCACGTTCGCTCCCGAGACGCGAGCCGAGGCGCTCGAACGCTACGAGGAGGTCGGTCCCGTCGCGCAGGTCGTCGTGCGCGAGGCGACCAAGGCGATGTCGTTCGACGCCGACGAGTACGACGAGCGCGTCACGCCCGAGGTGATCCGCACCGCGCGCGACGCGACGTTCGCCGAACTGCTCGCGGTCCACGTCGGCGAGGGCGACGAGTTCGACGCGTGGCTCGCCGACAGCGAGTTCGACGACGAGGACGTGGTCCGGATCGGCTCCGACAACGTCGACAACGTCGTCTGGCACCCGATCCCCTTCGCCGACGCGGTGATCGCCGCGACGTATCAGGACGAGCCGGACGCGGCGGCCAGCACCCTCCGACGCAACGCCTTCGGGCGCGTGTACCGCGAGGAGTTCTACGAGTCCGGCCGGTAG
- a CDS encoding DUF7573 domain-containing protein, with amino-acid sequence MSEDRSLDDFAPDGAVDDSDETTEADSDADPPDTDPAADAPDAALATATSTWHADGAACDRCGERVERRWRDGEAFVCADCAAW; translated from the coding sequence ATGTCCGAGGACCGGTCGCTCGACGACTTCGCCCCGGACGGAGCCGTCGACGACTCCGACGAGACCACCGAGGCCGACTCGGACGCCGATCCCCCGGACACCGACCCCGCCGCCGACGCCCCGGACGCCGCTCTCGCGACCGCCACCTCGACGTGGCACGCCGACGGCGCGGCCTGCGACCGGTGCGGCGAGCGCGTCGAGCGCCGCTGGCGCGACGGCGAGGCGTTCGTCTGTGCGGACTGCGCCGCGTGGTGA
- a CDS encoding DUF5810 domain-containing protein yields the protein MGYACPVCDTPQRDGEHLAHHLAFTAMLHGGDHEDWLDERVPDWGDREPAGLAAEVTLHADDAEYEEVFEDTVARGRPDVGMGSGATDAGHDHSHDHAGHDHADQSGSRGVSVPDPDALDDPAVAEAIREARELTREGTEDADAADDTDPQEGDADPDDSADPDDPDDSDA from the coding sequence ATGGGATACGCGTGCCCCGTCTGTGACACCCCGCAGCGCGACGGCGAACACCTCGCGCACCACCTCGCGTTCACCGCGATGCTCCACGGCGGCGACCACGAGGACTGGCTCGACGAGCGCGTCCCCGACTGGGGCGACCGGGAGCCGGCGGGGCTCGCGGCCGAGGTGACGCTTCACGCCGACGACGCCGAGTACGAGGAGGTGTTCGAGGACACCGTCGCCCGCGGCCGCCCGGACGTGGGGATGGGGTCGGGCGCGACCGACGCCGGCCACGACCACAGTCACGACCACGCCGGCCACGACCACGCCGACCAGAGCGGGTCCCGCGGGGTCAGCGTTCCCGACCCCGACGCGCTCGACGACCCCGCCGTCGCGGAGGCGATCCGCGAGGCGCGCGAACTGACCCGAGAAGGAACCGAGGACGCGGACGCCGCGGACGACACCGACCCCCAGGAAGGCGACGCCGACCCCGACGACTCCGCCGACCCCGACGACCCCGACGACTCCGACGCGTAG
- a CDS encoding sensor histidine kinase, giving the protein MKCRSEFVYGRSATALTAAYLCVGALFAVAADLAVAAASGTATAWTPTRLVGDWLLIAGSGGLLYGAVTYHRRRAELARRDLETSNQQLQVLSRVFRHNVRNDLNVIRGYADLLGDRIDDDRGEEYVATIRETTDDVVAISEKLRVIEDASPERPDGRVDLVDAVREAVGTVDADDASVTVEGPSEAWIRADDSVAFPIREVFENAVTHNDASTRRVDATIRDDGATTCLEVTDNGPGIPSDERAVLQAEEETALSHASSIGLWLVKWMCETQGGTVRFEADDDGTTVRLRFESTTPPATPTR; this is encoded by the coding sequence ATGAAATGTAGATCGGAATTCGTCTACGGCCGGTCGGCGACCGCGCTCACGGCGGCGTACCTCTGTGTCGGAGCGCTGTTCGCGGTCGCGGCCGACCTCGCGGTCGCCGCCGCGAGCGGCACCGCGACCGCGTGGACGCCGACGCGTCTGGTCGGCGACTGGCTGCTGATCGCCGGCTCCGGCGGTCTCCTCTACGGAGCGGTCACCTACCACCGCCGCCGGGCGGAGCTCGCCCGTCGGGACCTCGAAACCTCCAACCAGCAGCTACAGGTGTTGAGCCGGGTGTTCCGGCACAACGTCCGGAACGACCTCAACGTGATCCGCGGGTACGCGGACCTCCTCGGCGACCGGATCGACGACGACCGCGGCGAGGAGTACGTCGCGACGATCCGGGAGACGACCGACGACGTCGTCGCGATCAGCGAGAAGCTCCGGGTGATCGAGGACGCGTCGCCCGAGCGACCCGACGGTCGGGTCGACCTCGTCGACGCGGTTCGCGAGGCGGTCGGAACCGTCGACGCCGACGACGCCTCGGTCACCGTCGAGGGCCCCTCGGAGGCGTGGATCCGCGCGGACGACTCCGTCGCCTTCCCGATCCGCGAGGTGTTCGAGAACGCGGTGACGCACAACGACGCGTCGACCCGACGCGTGGACGCGACGATCCGCGACGACGGGGCGACGACGTGCCTGGAGGTCACCGACAACGGCCCGGGCATCCCCTCGGACGAACGCGCCGTGTTACAGGCCGAAGAGGAGACGGCGCTCTCGCACGCGAGCAGCATCGGACTGTGGCTCGTCAAGTGGATGTGCGAGACGCAGGGCGGCACCGTCCGGTTCGAGGCGGACGACGACGGCACCACGGTCCGGCTCCGCTTCGAGTCGACGACCCCGCCCGCTACTCCAACTCGGTGA
- the spt4 gene encoding transcription elongation factor subunit Spt4 produces MVEDRLACRECHHVNDPDAQTCALCGSSSLTEDWAGYVIITKPTDSQIAEEMNVSEAGAYALKVR; encoded by the coding sequence ATGGTCGAGGACCGCCTGGCGTGTCGGGAGTGTCACCACGTCAACGACCCCGACGCCCAGACCTGCGCGCTGTGCGGGTCGTCGTCGCTGACGGAGGACTGGGCGGGCTACGTCATCATCACCAAGCCCACGGACAGCCAGATCGCCGAGGAGATGAACGTCTCCGAGGCGGGCGCGTACGCGCTCAAGGTCCGATAA
- a CDS encoding 30S ribosomal protein S24e: MDVDIISEEENPMLHRTDIRFETTHEEATPSRLSVRDSLAAKLDKDSEEVVVHELDTKFGMRKTIGYAKVYDSAADALDVEQEHMLERNKIGDEEADAEEA, translated from the coding sequence ATGGACGTCGATATCATCTCCGAGGAGGAGAACCCGATGCTGCACCGCACGGACATCCGTTTCGAGACGACGCACGAGGAGGCGACCCCCTCGCGGCTGTCGGTCCGCGACTCGCTCGCGGCCAAGCTGGACAAAGACTCCGAGGAGGTCGTCGTCCACGAGCTCGACACGAAGTTCGGCATGCGCAAGACGATCGGCTACGCGAAGGTGTACGACTCGGCCGCGGACGCCTTAGACGTCGAACAGGAGCACATGCTCGAACGCAACAAGATCGGCGACGAAGAGGCGGACGCCGAGGAAGCCTAA
- the lysS gene encoding lysine--tRNA ligase — translation MSADDADRDGPADDSPADSQPDDSPHILSEASALDEGEATDDRADETFRAFWADVVADEIEAREPDEPIVIKGGVSPSGVAHLGNFNEIMRGYFVAEVLRDRGREVRQVFTSDDKDPLRKVPRKLANADGDIVGLGEVDAGALGRNLGKPYTSIPDPFGESESYAAHFAGLLKADADRLNVPVEMLSNTELYADGDFDDAVRTVLGDVDRVREVLSEYQDKVDDEYVPFNPVCESCGKVTETVTAIDLDRETVDYLCTDMDAGGNTIEGCGHEGTATFREGKLPWRLEWPAQWGVLGVDFEPFGKDHAEGSWPSGVDVARNVFGEEPPVPMVYEWFTLNGEAFSSSEGNVVTVQELLGLLEPEVLRFFFALHPKKARDLDVERLDQLVDRFDRFERAYFGEVDDPDLTAFAERAYPFVVGRPDDPPTEKPIRLPYTFAAVLGMVDDPDFRERLARDEGHIPDDADDAAVDAALARVEQARNWSERTGNEYDYRLQTDLPEAEFDDDVAAALDDLADFVAAGQDGEEIQAEMYETARDHGVEVSDFFAAGYRLFFDDTQGPRLGEFLGELEREYVVDRLRREA, via the coding sequence ATGAGCGCGGACGACGCCGACCGCGACGGTCCGGCCGACGACTCGCCGGCCGACTCCCAGCCCGACGACTCCCCGCACATCCTCTCCGAGGCGTCCGCGTTAGACGAGGGAGAGGCGACCGACGACCGGGCGGACGAGACGTTCCGCGCCTTCTGGGCCGACGTGGTCGCCGACGAGATCGAGGCGCGCGAGCCCGACGAGCCGATCGTGATCAAGGGCGGCGTCTCCCCCTCCGGGGTCGCGCACCTCGGCAACTTCAACGAGATCATGCGCGGCTACTTCGTCGCCGAGGTGCTCCGCGACCGCGGCCGCGAGGTCCGACAGGTGTTCACCTCCGACGACAAGGACCCGCTCCGGAAGGTCCCGCGCAAGCTGGCGAACGCCGACGGCGACATCGTCGGGCTCGGCGAGGTCGACGCCGGCGCGCTCGGCCGCAACCTCGGGAAGCCGTACACGTCGATCCCGGACCCGTTCGGCGAGTCCGAGTCGTACGCGGCCCACTTCGCCGGCCTGCTGAAGGCCGACGCCGACCGGCTGAACGTCCCCGTCGAGATGCTCTCGAACACCGAGCTGTACGCCGACGGCGACTTCGACGACGCGGTCCGGACGGTCCTCGGCGACGTCGACCGCGTCCGCGAGGTGCTCTCCGAGTATCAGGACAAGGTCGACGACGAGTACGTCCCGTTCAACCCCGTCTGCGAGTCGTGCGGGAAGGTCACGGAGACGGTGACGGCCATCGACCTCGATCGTGAGACCGTCGACTACCTCTGTACCGACATGGACGCCGGCGGCAACACCATCGAGGGGTGCGGCCACGAGGGCACCGCGACGTTCCGGGAGGGGAAGCTCCCGTGGCGGCTGGAGTGGCCCGCCCAGTGGGGCGTCCTCGGCGTCGACTTCGAGCCGTTCGGCAAGGACCACGCGGAGGGGTCGTGGCCCTCCGGCGTCGACGTCGCCCGGAACGTGTTCGGCGAGGAGCCGCCCGTGCCGATGGTGTACGAGTGGTTCACGCTCAACGGCGAGGCGTTCTCCTCCTCCGAGGGCAACGTCGTCACGGTACAGGAGCTGCTGGGACTGCTCGAACCCGAGGTGCTGCGCTTCTTCTTCGCGCTCCACCCGAAGAAGGCCCGCGACCTCGACGTCGAGCGGCTCGACCAGCTCGTCGACCGCTTCGACCGGTTCGAGCGCGCCTACTTCGGCGAGGTCGACGACCCGGACCTGACCGCCTTCGCCGAGCGCGCGTACCCGTTCGTCGTCGGTCGGCCCGACGACCCGCCGACGGAGAAGCCGATCCGGCTCCCCTACACGTTCGCGGCGGTCCTCGGGATGGTGGACGACCCCGACTTCCGCGAGCGGCTCGCCCGCGACGAGGGGCACATCCCCGACGACGCCGACGACGCCGCGGTCGACGCCGCGCTCGCCCGCGTGGAGCAGGCCCGCAACTGGTCGGAACGGACCGGGAACGAGTACGACTACCGGCTCCAGACCGACCTCCCCGAGGCCGAGTTCGACGACGACGTCGCGGCCGCGCTCGACGACCTCGCCGACTTCGTCGCGGCCGGCCAGGACGGCGAGGAGATTCAGGCGGAGATGTACGAGACCGCCCGCGACCACGGCGTCGAGGTGAGCGACTTCTTCGCGGCGGGGTACCGCCTGTTCTTCGACGACACGCAGGGGCCCCGGCTCGGCGAGTTCCTCGGCGAACTGGAGCGCGAGTACGTCGTCGACCGGCTCCGGCGGGAGGCGTAG
- a CDS encoding GTP-dependent dephospho-CoA kinase family protein has protein sequence MTDSPDPLLTLPESLRDAFKEPLGPVTTDASALLKAADETRERHGSAATGRPQLIAVGDVVTYHLREAGRAPDVAFVDGKTEREAVREEIASALAETEGRRTTVENPAAALSTALLDALAEALAAADPVTIEVAGEEDLAALPAMLAAPLGSTVVYGQPSEGMVRVAVTPEARRRARELFEGLDGDAAVAYEILGVDPDEVGGTDAD, from the coding sequence ATGACCGACTCGCCCGACCCCCTTCTCACGCTGCCCGAATCGCTTCGCGACGCGTTCAAAGAGCCGCTGGGACCGGTGACGACCGACGCCAGCGCCCTCCTGAAGGCCGCCGACGAGACCCGCGAGCGGCACGGCTCCGCGGCGACGGGTCGCCCGCAACTGATCGCGGTCGGCGACGTGGTCACCTACCACCTCCGGGAGGCCGGTCGCGCGCCGGACGTGGCGTTCGTCGACGGGAAGACGGAGCGCGAGGCGGTCCGCGAGGAGATAGCGTCCGCGCTCGCCGAGACAGAGGGGCGACGGACGACCGTCGAGAACCCGGCGGCGGCGCTGTCGACCGCGCTGCTCGACGCGCTCGCCGAGGCGCTCGCGGCCGCCGACCCGGTGACGATCGAGGTGGCCGGCGAGGAGGACCTCGCGGCGCTACCGGCGATGCTCGCGGCACCGCTCGGGTCGACCGTCGTCTACGGACAGCCGAGCGAGGGGATGGTCCGCGTCGCGGTCACGCCCGAGGCCCGACGGCGGGCGAGGGAGCTGTTCGAGGGGCTGGACGGGGACGCAGCGGTCGCCTACGAGATCCTCGGCGTCGACCCGGACGAGGTCGGCGGGACCGACGCGGACTGA
- a CDS encoding DUF188 domain-containing protein — translation MTDDARSDGRTPTVAGDAHAEGLAGDGDGGVPVVALDASALMAPVEADLRLFEELDRVLGGYEAVVPETVTAELDGLQRGNGAEATAASVGADLAGRADPVETDESYADDALVALAAAGRVDAVVTVDGPLATRVLDAGAPVIGLRGRNTLAITEP, via the coding sequence GTGACCGACGACGCCCGTTCGGACGGTCGGACGCCGACCGTCGCGGGCGACGCCCACGCCGAGGGGCTCGCTGGGGACGGGGACGGCGGCGTGCCCGTCGTCGCGCTCGACGCGAGCGCCCTGATGGCCCCGGTCGAAGCCGACCTCCGGCTGTTCGAGGAGTTGGACCGGGTCCTCGGCGGCTACGAGGCCGTGGTGCCGGAGACGGTGACCGCGGAGCTCGACGGCCTCCAGCGCGGAAACGGCGCGGAGGCGACCGCCGCGAGCGTCGGGGCGGACCTCGCTGGGCGGGCGGATCCGGTCGAGACGGACGAATCGTACGCCGACGACGCGCTCGTCGCCCTGGCCGCGGCCGGCCGGGTCGACGCCGTCGTCACGGTCGACGGGCCCCTCGCGACCCGGGTGCTGGACGCGGGCGCACCAGTAATCGGTTTAAGGGGTCGGAACACACTGGCGATAACGGAACCATAG
- a CDS encoding translation initiation factor IF-2 subunit gamma translates to MTEANTQPEVNIGLVGHVDHGKTTLVQALSGSWTDQHSEEMKRGISIRLGYADATFRRCPGVDEPECYTVDEECEDGSASEPVRTVSFVDAPGHETLMATMLSGASIMDGAVLVVSATEDVPQAQTEEHLMALDLIGIENIVIAQNKVDLVDRDRAVDNYEQIQEFVEGTVAEDAPIVPVSAQQEVNLDLLIDAIESEIPTPDRDPSEHARMYAARSFDINRPGATAEDLKGGVVGGSLVSGELSVGDGLEIRPGREVDEEGQTEWRPLETTVRSLQAGDHDVETAHPGGLLGVGTGLDPSLTKGDALAGQVAGEPGTLPPTREEFEMKVDLLDRVVGKEDDESGESDIEEISTGEPLMLTVGTATTVGAVTSARDGECEVSLKRPVCAEEGAQIAINRRVGARWRLIGVGTLA, encoded by the coding sequence GTGACTGAAGCCAACACACAACCGGAGGTGAACATCGGTCTCGTCGGTCACGTCGACCACGGGAAGACGACGCTGGTACAGGCGTTGTCCGGCTCGTGGACCGACCAGCACAGCGAGGAGATGAAACGCGGTATCTCGATCCGGCTGGGGTACGCGGACGCGACGTTCCGCCGCTGTCCCGGCGTCGACGAGCCGGAGTGTTACACCGTCGACGAGGAGTGCGAGGACGGCTCCGCGAGCGAGCCGGTCCGAACGGTGTCGTTCGTCGACGCCCCGGGCCACGAGACGCTGATGGCGACGATGCTGTCGGGTGCCTCGATCATGGACGGGGCGGTCCTCGTCGTGAGCGCGACCGAGGACGTCCCGCAGGCCCAGACGGAAGAGCACCTGATGGCGCTCGATCTCATCGGGATCGAGAACATCGTCATCGCGCAGAACAAGGTGGACCTGGTCGACCGCGACCGCGCCGTCGACAACTACGAGCAGATTCAGGAGTTCGTCGAGGGGACCGTCGCCGAGGACGCGCCGATCGTCCCCGTCTCGGCCCAACAGGAGGTCAACCTCGACCTCCTCATCGACGCCATCGAGTCCGAGATCCCGACGCCGGACCGCGACCCGAGCGAGCACGCCCGGATGTACGCGGCCCGCTCGTTCGACATCAACCGACCGGGCGCGACCGCGGAGGACCTCAAGGGCGGCGTCGTCGGCGGCTCGCTGGTCAGCGGCGAGCTGTCGGTCGGCGACGGGCTGGAGATCCGCCCGGGCCGCGAGGTCGACGAGGAGGGCCAGACGGAGTGGCGACCCCTCGAAACGACCGTCCGGTCGCTTCAGGCGGGCGACCACGACGTCGAGACCGCCCACCCCGGCGGCCTCCTCGGCGTCGGCACCGGGCTCGACCCGAGCCTGACGAAGGGCGACGCCCTCGCCGGACAGGTCGCGGGCGAACCGGGGACGCTCCCGCCGACCCGCGAGGAGTTCGAGATGAAGGTCGACCTCCTCGACCGCGTCGTCGGCAAGGAGGACGACGAGAGCGGCGAGAGCGACATCGAGGAGATCAGCACCGGCGAGCCGCTGATGCTCACGGTCGGCACGGCGACGACGGTCGGTGCCGTGACGAGCGCGCGCGACGGCGAGTGCGAGGTGAGCCTCAAGCGCCCCGTCTGCGCCGAGGAGGGCGCACAGATCGCGATCAACCGGCGCGTCGGCGCGCGCTGGCGGCTCATCGGCGTCGGGACCCTCGCGTAG
- a CDS encoding elongation factor 1-beta: MGDVAAKIKVMPNSPDVDLDDLQDRLEEVLPEGAKIRGFERDDVAFGLVALLPTVIVPDGAGGTEAVEEAFSEVDGVESVNVENVGRL; this comes from the coding sequence ATGGGGGACGTCGCCGCGAAGATCAAGGTCATGCCGAACAGCCCCGATGTCGACCTCGACGACCTCCAGGACCGCTTAGAGGAGGTCCTGCCCGAGGGCGCGAAGATCCGCGGCTTCGAGCGCGACGACGTCGCGTTCGGGCTGGTCGCGCTCCTCCCGACCGTCATCGTTCCCGACGGCGCGGGCGGCACGGAGGCCGTCGAGGAGGCGTTCTCCGAGGTCGACGGCGTCGAGTCGGTCAACGTCGAGAACGTCGGTCGCCTCTGA
- a CDS encoding HVO_2753 family zinc finger protein, with protein sequence MSQSDSKGTPQCVSCGIQVSGMNAAQFSCPDCGATIYRCAKCRKQSNLYECHDCGFRGP encoded by the coding sequence ATGAGCCAGAGCGACTCGAAGGGTACCCCGCAGTGCGTCTCCTGTGGGATCCAGGTGTCCGGCATGAACGCCGCCCAGTTCTCCTGTCCGGACTGCGGCGCGACCATCTACCGGTGCGCGAAGTGCCGGAAGCAGAGCAACCTCTACGAGTGCCACGACTGCGGCTTCCGGGGGCCGTAA
- a CDS encoding DUF5808 domain-containing protein, with product MADKQSSGEILGIPYNFERPSLGRLLSSYWQPGKGMLVEKPFGIGYTLNLANWRSWIVLAVAGGLYYQQQQSGGSGGLDEDAPEDDDGPVEVIVDDD from the coding sequence ATGGCAGACAAACAGTCGTCGGGAGAGATTCTCGGCATTCCGTACAACTTCGAGCGGCCGAGCCTCGGGCGGCTCCTCTCGTCGTACTGGCAGCCCGGCAAGGGGATGCTCGTCGAGAAGCCGTTCGGCATCGGCTACACGCTGAACCTCGCCAACTGGCGGTCGTGGATCGTCCTCGCGGTCGCGGGCGGACTGTACTACCAGCAACAGCAGTCCGGGGGTTCGGGCGGCCTCGACGAGGACGCGCCCGAGGACGACGACGGGCCGGTGGAAGTGATCGTCGACGACGACTGA